The genome window TTTTTCTGAAATTATCCCCAAAACCATCGGCGCAACTTATTGGAAAAAATTGGTGCCGTTTACTACTCGTTCACTGTGGTTGGTGATGATTGTGATGAAGCCATTCATCTGGCTTAGTCAATTGATCACCAAAATGTTGAAAGGGATGAGCTCCAAAAATCGATCAGCCGGGAAGAATTGTCGGTGATGGGAAAAATCGGGCATCGCGAAGGCGTGTTTAACGAAGATGAATCGAAAATCATCCACAATTTGATGCGCTTCAGCCAGATTCGCGCGGATTCAATTATGACGCCGCGATCGGTTGTGGCGATGGCTAATGAGGAGCTGACCATTCGCGAATATTTCGAAAAACATCAGCCGATCAAGTTTTCCCGGATTCCCGTTTTCGGCGAAAATAGCGAGTCGATAACCGGATACGTTCTCAAAGATGTAATTCTGGAATATCTTATTAAAGATAATGGAAACAGTAAGTTAAAGGAAATATCCCGCCCGATTAGTGCGTTTAGTTTTGATTTGAGTATTCGAAAAATATTCACTTCTCTGCTATCCAAACGGGAGCAAATTGCGGTTGTTTACGATTCATACGGCAGCCTCGCAGGCATTGTGACGTTGGAAGATGTGATCGAAACATTGCTCGGTTTGGAAATTGTGGACGAAACCGATGCCGCAACCGACATGCAGGAACTCGCCCGCCAAAACTGGCAGGAACGCGCCAAAAAAATGGGATTGATTGAGAAATAACGGCTGACAAAACAGCAAACACAATGAACCGAAAACAGCTTGACCTCACCTTCAGCGACGACACGCGCAACAAAATCACCATTTTTGAGCCGCAGCAACCGGATGAAAAAAATACGCTAATCGCCATATTTCCGGCGATGGGCGTTCGCGCATCGTTTTACGAATCATTTGCGGCGGAACTGGTATCGCGAAATATTGCGACGGTTATCACCGATCATCGCGGGCACGGCAACTCCAGTATTCGCCCGTCGCGGTCGGTCAGTTTTGGCTATCAGGAAATGATCACCATCGATTATGTTGAAACGATTGCCAATATCCGGCAGCTATTTCCGGCGAAGAAAATAGTGCTGCTCGGGCATAGTCTCGGCGGGAAAATCGGTTCACTGTTTGCGGGACGATATCCGCAGGCTATCGATGGTTTGATTTTGCTGACGTCGTGTTCCGTGTATCAAAAAGCGTGGCGGGGATGGGCGCGTTGGAAATTGAAATTGGCAGTGGCAATCATTCGTTGGACGGCGGAAGTGCTCGGCTTTTATCCGGGACACCGGATGGGTTTTGGCGGGTTGGAATCGCGCGGCGTTATCCGCGACTGGAGCCGCCAATCGCGCTGTGGCGACTACATTGTGGACAACGCGGATTTCGATTATGAAGCCGGATTGCGGGAAATTAAAATTCCGGTGTTGGCAATTTCTGTTGCTGGCGATACGCTCGCACCGAAATTTGCTGTCGATCATTTGCTCGGCAAATTCGAGAAAAATCAACAGCTTACGCAAATCCATCTCGCAAAAAACGATCCGCGAAATCCGGGTTACGATCATTTTAACTGGGCGAAAAATCCGCAGAAAATGGTGGATGTCATTTTGGATTGGCTGAATGTTGGCAATGACGAATCCTGAGCGTTGTCGTACGGTGGCTTTTGCTGATAATCAAATCATCAAACCGCAACGCCTTCAAGCTCCGCAATCCGCTCGAACAACTCCGTAAACGTCCCCGGAAAAGCGATTACTTTTTTACCGAGGCGCATTTGCAATTCCGGCAGGGTCATTTCATCGAGAAAAACACCGTTTTCGTTGACGCATTCCGGCGGCAAAATAATGTAATCGCCGGTACGCTGCTCTTTCAATTGCTTCAAAATATCGCGCCCGACCAGCAACCCGGAGACCACGATGCTGTCGCCGTAAAATTCGTTGACAATAGGGTGCAATTTGAAAAACATATCGGGAATCTGGTTCAATTTGCGCATAAAATAGGTTTTGAGCACTTCCGCGCCCAGCGTTCCGGTCACCAAACTGATGCTCAGCGGACGATTTGCGGGATTTCGCAACTCCGGCAGTTCGTCTTCAAATGTATTCATTAAATCGCGGGTGAGTCCCACGCCGTTTTCCTGCTGCCAAAATTCTTCGTAATACTCATTTCCCGGGATGGGCGTGTTGGTTTTAATGTAAAATTCATCCGATAAATAAACAAACGAACTGCCCAACTCGGCTTTCAGTTTTTCGCGGCGTTCGTCCGTTTCCGCGATGGTTTTGAGGGCATATTCCTCCGTTACCGGATTCAGTTTGAACAAATTTTTGCGGTGTTTGGTGAGCCCCACCGGTACGATGGCTACCGACTGGATTTTCGGGAAATATTTTTTCAAATCCTCGATGGTTTTATCCAGATGCTTGCCGTCGTTGAGTTCCGGGCAAAGCACAATTTGGCAATTTAACTCGATCCCGTTTTCGGTGAGAAAATCGATTTTTTCAAATAACCGGTCATCAAATTTGATGCCCAGCATCGTTTTCCGCAATTCGGTGTCGGTCACGTGAACAGAAATGTAAAGTGGCGTAAGTCGTTGTTCTACAATGCGTTGCAGATCCTCTTTTGAGGTATTGGTCAGCGTGGTGTAATGCCCGTACATAAATGAAAACCGGAAATCTTCATCTTTAAAATAAATGGTTTTGCGCATGCCTTTGGGATTTTGATACACAAAACAGAAGATGCAGCTATTGCCGCAGGCGCGAATATTCATCTCCTGCAGTTCCAGTCCAAGGTCGTCGTCGTAATCTTTTTCGATCTCGAAAGTGACCTCTTCATCGCCCTGTTTTACCACCAAATCGATCTCTTCGTTGGTGATGTAAAAGCGGAAATCCAACGCATCTTCAATGATTTTTCCGTTGATGGAAACGATGTGATCGCCCGCTTCGATGCCCAGTTCTTCAGCGATGCCGCCGGGATATATTTCGATAATTTCAACCATTTTCAACCTGAAATTTGTGCCGCACATTGCGGCGATAAACCGTTCAATATTTTCTGCCCGAAACGGGCAATTCGTTAAAATACGAACAAATTTTGCCAATCAAAACGGGAGAATGAATATTTTCGTTGTGAAAAACGATCGTTTTTCTGTGCGCATTCGCATGCCGTTGAATTTTTTTGATGGTAATTTTCCGGCGCAAAATCAATTTTCCGATGGTTGTTAAATCTGCAGGATTATTTTTCGTGAACCAATTGCATCATTTCGAAATCAGAGAAGCAACCGCCGCGGACATTCCGGCGCTGGCGCAATTGTATCGCTCATTTTTGGCGGAGCAGATCGAATTTTCGCCGATTGTGATCGAGAATCCCGATTTTGACTGGGCAAACGAACTGCGTTTGAAATTGAACAGATCGAACGAAAAAATATTCGTCGCGGATGCCGGGAAAATTGCCGGATTTATTTGGGTTTTAGTACGAGCCGGGAGCAAACAGAATCAACAAAGAAACATCCTTAAGTTTTGGAAAAACAAAAAATTAAATGTGCAGCCGAAATTTACTTACATCCCGCACGGGATGATTCAGGATTGTTACATCGAACCGCAATTTCGCCAATCCGGGGTTGGCACAGCGTTGGTTGAATTTGCCAAAAAGCTGGCTGCAATCGCAGGGGATTTCCGAAATCGTTTTGATGGTGATGAAAGAAAATGCCGCGGGTGTCAACTTTTGGGAAAAAATGGGATTTGGGACGTATCGTTTAATCATGCATCACCACTTACCAGTCGAAATGGACGCAAAAAAATGATGCAATCCTTCCAGAAATTTGTGCGGCTGGACCGGCGGGAAAAGCGCGTTGTGCTGCGGGCATTTTGGCTGTTGCTGATTTATCCCATATTACGGCGAAAACTGACAATGCCGCAATTGGTCGCATTTTACGATAATGCGAAAGTTGGCGCGCTGAACGGCGTGTTGCCGGAACGATTGCTGGCGTTGGTGCAAACGCTGTTGCGCATCCGCATTCGCCCGTTGCACCCGAATTGCATGAAACAATCGCTGGTGATGTATCATTTTTTGCGCAGCGAAAATTATCCGGTTTCGCTGATTTTTGGCGTTGCCAAAACAGCAGATGGCGGTATTGACGGGCACGCCTGGATTTGTCTGAACGGTGAGCCTTTCGGCGAAGTTGACGATCCGCTCAGCAAATTCACTGTGACGCTGCGCTATCCGGCAATCGAATCCCGTTCGGACATCGCCGAAAACACAGCCCGGAAAATGCCTGCCCGATAAACTCGGATGTACCGATTCCCGCCCATTTTATCCTTTATCCCTTCGACGCCGCTCAGGGCAAGCCTTTATCCATTATTCTATTCAGTGGGATAAACCAGTCCCCACTGCTGCCGCAATTCGTCCATAATTGCCATCAGCGCCAGTGATTCATCCAGCGGCATAATATCGCTTTCCAGCCGGCCGTCGCGCAGGCAGCGCTGCACTTCCGCCGCTTCGTATTGATAACCGTTTTCTGCATACGGCGTTTCGATAATCTGCTCCGGCTGGTCGTTCAGGCAGAGCCGCAGGTATTTTGGTTTGTGGATCGGCGCATCGATGTAGATTCGTCCTTCGCTGCCGACGATCACCGCACCGACATTTCCGTAGGTTTGCATCGACGAATGAATGGTTGCCAGCCGCCCGTCGCGATAGCCGAGAACCGCGGCGGATTGCACATCCACGCCGGTGTCGCTCATCGTTGCCATGCCCGTCACGCGATCCGGCGTGCCGAACACCATCGATACCAGCGATAGCGGATAAATGCCCAAATCGAGCAGTGATCCGCCGCCGAGTTCCGGCGCGTACAGCCGTCCGGCGGGATTGCGCGGCAGGTTGAACGACAGCTCCGCGTGCATCGTTTGCAACTCGCCGATCACGTTTTGCGCGAGCATTTCCCGCAAACGAATGTGCGAGGGCAGAAACCGCGACCACATCGCTTCCATCAAAAACAGCCGCTTTTTTCGGGCGAAATCGATCAGCTTCCGCGCCTCTTTCGCGTTGATGGTAAAGGCTTTTTCGCAAAGCACTGCTTTCCCGTTTTGCAGGCAGAGCATCGCATCGTTGAAATGAAAAATATGCGGCGACGCCACGTAAATGGCGTCCACGGCCGGGTTTTCGGCGAGCGCTGCGTAACTGCCGTGGCGATGCGGGATGTTGTATTTTTCGCCAAACGCATCCGCTTTTTCCTGCGATCGCGAACCGATGGCCACCAGCTCCGCATCCGGCAGCGTTGACAATCCATACGCGAACGCATTCGCGATTTTTCCCGCAGCCATTATTCCCCAACGTATTTTTTCCATAATTTTCCCCGAATTTGTCGTCCGAAATTTTGTTCAGTCAAAGCCCTAATATCAAAGAATTGGGGCATTTTTCACAGCGGAAAATCGGAAAAGTGATTCGCCGTTGAATCGGGCGATTTCTGCATTCGAGCTAAAAGCGCTCATTTGGAGTAGGGTTGACAGCCTGTCAATCCCGCGTGTATTTAGCAGCTTTTTATTCAAGATTTTCAGTACTGCTGAATGGTTAAAATCAAAACATGACTCGCATTATTGTTCTCAAAAAAATATTTTTTCTATTATTTAGAAAAAATAATGTAACTTTTTGCAAAAATTTCAGTAAGTGTTCCCATAAATGCGGAAAGGAGCCGTTTTTGGACATCATCAGTCGAACCGAAGAATTGATTTTGCTGGCAGTGTGGAAATTACAGGGCAACGCCTATGGCATTACCATCCGGCAGCATTTGGCGGATACTGCCGGACTGGATTATTCCATCGGCGGGATTTACGTGCCGTTGGACCGTCTGGTTCGCAAAGGTTATCTCATCGCGCAGCAGGGCGAACCGACGCCGGAGCGCGGCGGCATGGCCAAACGCTTTTACCGGCTCACGAAAGCGGGAATGGCAGCGCTGAATGAAGCGCGTCGCGTTCACGAAGTGATGTGGAGCGGATTGCCGGATATCTCTCTCCGGGAAGGATAATTCGAGAAAGGAAAAAGGATAAAGGGTAAAGGAAAAAGGGATTTTCAAAATGGATTTGATACTTATTTGATTGGGAATGGTTTTCGGAAATGAGTGAAAAATTGATCCAAAATGATTGTGTACATGCGCCCAAAATTGCCCGTTGGCTGATGAAATCGCTGACGGTGGCATCGCATCGCCATGCGATTGTGGGCGATTTTGAGGAAATTTACCGCGAAATCCACCGGGAAAACGGGAGATTGCCGGCAAATTTGTGGTATTGGCGGCAAACGTTGCATTCAATTCCCGGATTTATCCATCACACCATTTACTGGAGTTTGCTCATGTTCCGGAATTATCTGCTGATTGCATTGCGCAATTTGCGCAAATATAAAGCGTATTCATTTATCAATATTGCCGGACTGGCGCTCGGCATTGCCTGCTGCATCCTCATTTTAATGGTTGTGGTGGACGAACTCAGTTTCGATCGCCACCATAAAAATGCGGCAAATATTTACCGTGTCGTCACCGATTTCAAGGTTGGCAACAACGAAATTCCGCTGGCGGTGACCAGCTTCCCGATTGCGCCGGCGCTGAAAACCGATTTTCCGGAAGTTGCAGAAAGCGTGCGGCTGGTGAAATGGGGGAATCCCACCATTAAACTGGCAGATGAGCAGTTCACCGAAAGCAATTTCTGGTGGGCGGACAGCGGTTTTTTCAGCGTTTTTTCGGCGGATGTGATTGCCGGAGATCTCCAAACCGCGTTAAAAAATCCGTTCTCCGTGGTGCTCACCCGCGCTACCGCGAAAAAATATTTCGGGAAATCCGATGCCGTCGGGCAATCGCTGACGCTCGATAATCAGCACGAACTGACCGTTACCGCCGTCATCGAAAATCTGCCCAAAAATTCCCATTTCCAGTTTGATTTGCTCGGCTCGTTCGCCTCGCTGGAAACGCTGGCCGGCGATGAAACGCTTTCTATCTGGCATGCGTTTTTCCAGATTTACACCTACGTTTTGCTTCAAAACGGCAGCGATCCCGCAACGATTGCCGCAAAATTGCCCGCATTTGTGGACACGCACATGCACGACGAAATGGCTGCCACATTTGGCAGAACTTACGGATTGCAACTGCAGCCGCTCACGGATATCCACCTGCATTCGCAGCGAAAATCGGAGTTGCCAGGCGGCGGTGATATCCTTTATGTTTACATTTTCGCGGCAATTTCGCTGTTTATTTTGCTGATCGCCTGCATCAATTACATGAATCTGGCAACCGCGCGTTCGGCGCATCGCGCCAAAGAAATCGGGATGCGCAAGGTGCTCGGCGCGTATCGCGGACAGCTCGTCAAACAATTTTTGGGCGAATCGCTGCTGATCAGCTTGCTGGCGTTGCCGGTTGCGCTGCTGATTGCGCAGCTCGCTTTGCCGTTTTTCAACGACCTGTCCGGCAAATCACTTACGCTGGATATTTCCGAAAATTTCCGGCTCATTTTGCTGCTGTCGCTCGGTTCCATCGCCGTGACCGGTTTACTGGGCGGCGCGTTTCCGGCAATTGTGCTGTCGTCATTCAACCCTATCCGCACGCTCAAAACCGCCGGATTCAGCCAATCCGGAAAAGGCGGTTTACGAAAATTGCTGGTGGTTTTCCAGTTCAGTGTGTCTATAATTTTGATCGCTTGCACGGTGTTGCTGTATCAGCAATTGCAGTTTTTGCGCAACCAGAAGTTGGGACTGAACACCGAACAGGTGATCACCGTTTCCGCAAATAGCGAAGGTGCGCAATCGCATACGGATGCGCTGCGAAACGCATTTTTGCAACATACCGGCGTTCAATCCGTTGCATCTGCAGTGTTTCTGCCGGGAAAAGGGATTTTAAATACACCGTGGATGAAACCGGGCAGCGCTGCGGAGGAGCGATTCGAAATGACCACGTTGCCGGTCGATTACGATTTTCTGGCTGCGATGGATATCTCGCTGACCGCCGGACGCAATTTTTCCCGCGAATTTGCCACGGACACCAGCGAAGCGGTGATCATCAACGAAACCGCCACGAAAACTTTTGGCTGGTTGCAACCGGAAGACGCCATCGGCGAAGAGCTGGAATGGCACGGCACCGGAACGGCGCAAGTCTGCCGGGTGATTGGCGTGGTGAAGGATTTCAATTTCCAGTCGCTGCACAACCCGATTGCGCCGATGCTCATTTTGCCGCTGGAACGCTGGCCCGGACCGATCAATTTTATGGTAGTGAAAGCGCAGCCGACGGATATCGCGCCGGTGCTGGCGCATCTCGAAAGCGAATGGGGCAATATTTTGCCCGGTGTACCGTTCCATTACACCTTTTTAGACGAAGATTTTGCCAATCTCTACACCAATGAAACAAAACTGGGGAAAATCTTTTTGATTTTTGCCGCGCTGGCTATTATCATAGCGTGTCTCGGTTTGTTTGGGCTCGGCGCGTTTTCCGCGGAACAACGCACCAAAGAAATCGGCATTCGCAAAACGCTCGGCGCCACAGTTCCCAATATTTTGGTGCTGCTCTCCCGCGATTTTATTTTTCTGGTGCTCGTCGCCAGTGTTGTTGCCACGCCGCTAGCATGGTGGACAATGAACCGGTGGCTGGATAATTTCGCTTACAAGATTCACATTCAGCCGCTCACGTTTGTGCTGGTGGCGGTTGTGGCGTTGATGATTGCGTTGCTGACGGTCAGTTTTCAGGCGATAAAAGCGGCGCTGGCCAACCCTGTGAAATCGCTGAAGTATGAATAGTTTTTTTTGAATAAAGATCTATTTTTCAAATACTTAATAAATGCAACGTTCGTTCAACCAACTGTAAAGGAGACAAAATGAAACGAACCGTCATTGGTGTGCTGGTGTTTGCACTGCTGGCTGGTTTTGCCGGAAGCGCAGGTTTTGCGCAGGAAAAACCGGCACCGGCAGATTCCGCTGCGAAAGCCGAAAAAGTGGATGAAAGCAAGTCCGATAAAAAGGACGAGAAAAAAGAGGAGAAGAAAAAAGAGACCTATATTAAAGACAAAGTGAAAGATCACGACGTCTTCCAAGGGCTCTTTACCATCTACCAAAATAAAGAAGATGGCTCCACATTCCTCGAAATCAAAAAAGACCAGATCGGCAAAGAATTTATTTATTTCAACCACATTCAGGATGGGGTTGTTGGCTCGGGATTTTTCCGCGGGCAATATCGCGGCAGCAAAATTTTCTCGATCCAAAAGCATTTCGACAAAATTGAATTTGTGGAAGAAAACACTTCCTATTATTTCGATCCGGAAAATGCGTTGCACAACGCGCAAACGGCCAACATTCGCTCCGCACCGCTGGCCGTGCTGAAAGTGGAAGCCAAAGATTCGCTGGAAACCGCGTATCTGGTAAAAGCCGACGGCTTTTTCCTCGGCGAAGATGTCGAGATGATCAAACCGGCGTATCCGCGCACGTACCAGGGTTACAAACTCGGTCGCCTCAGCAAGGATAAAACCAAGTTGATCGGCATTCGCAGCTATCCGCAAAATACGGATGTGGTTGTCGAATACGTTTACGAAGACGATTCCCCGGAAAGATCGCCCGGCGCAGGTGCAACCGATGCCCGCGTGGTGAGCGTTCGTGCGCAGCACAGCTTCATCGAAGTGCCGAAAAATGATTACAAACCGCGTTACGACGATCCGCGCGTGGGTTATTTTATGACGCAGGTGACGGACTTAACCTCAACATCTGCAACACCTTACCGCGACCTGATCCATCGCTGGCACCTGAAAAAGAAAAATCCCGGTGCAGCGGTTTCCGAACCGGTTGAACCGATTGTCTGGTGGATCGAAAACACCACACCCAAAGAAATTCGCGGTGTGATCAAAGATGCGGTGTTGTCATGGAATATCGCATTCGAGAAAGCCGGATTCAAAAATGCAGTGGTTGTAAAAGAGCAGCCGGACGATGCCGATTGGGATGCCGGCGATATCCGTTACAACGTGCTGCGCTGGACATCTTCCCCAAATCCGCCGTTTGGCGGCTACGGTCCCAGCTTTGTGAATCCGCGAACCGGGCAAATTTTGGGTGCGGACGTGATGCTGGAATACGTTTTCATCACCAATCGGGTGAGTTACGGCAAAATTTTCGATACCGCGCTGATCGAAGACGAAGCCGCAATGCCGGAATTTATGCTGGAAAATTTTGATAACCAGTATTGCACACTGAACAATCATTTGCACATGAACAACCTGTTTGGCACCACTGCGCTGAGCGCGTTTGGCAAGCCGTATAAAGAGCACAAAGAGCTGATTGACGAATCGATTTATTATCTGCTGCTGCACGAAGTTGGGCACACCCTCGGGCTGAACCACAACATGAAAGCCAGCCAATTGAACGATATGACTACGCTGGCGAACAAAAATGCCACCAAAAAAACCGGTCTCACCGGCTCGGTGATGGATTATCCGGCAATCAATTTTGCCACAAACGGACAAAAACAGGGGCAATATTACACCACAGTTCCCGGTCCGTACGATATTTGGGCGATCCAATTTGGCTATTCACCGGAATTGAACGATTCGAAAAAAATGGATGTGCATCTCGCCAAATCAACCGATCCGGCGTTGGCGTTCGGTAACGATGCGGACGATATGCGTTCGCCCGGAAAGGCGCTCGATCCGCGCGTCAACATCGGCGATATGTCCAGCGATGCGGTTAACTTCGCGCTCGGTCAAATCCAGTTGAGCAAAGAAATTACCGCCAATCTGATGACCAAACTCAAAACCGAAAACCAGTCGTATCAGGAACTGCGCGACGCATATCTGATTTCAACTGGATTCCATTTTAACGCGCTGCGGATTATTTCCCGCTATGTTGGCGGTGTGTATGTAGATCGCGCATTTGTCGGACAGCCGGGCGCAACCAAGCCGTTTACGCCGGTTTCCCGTGCCGACCAAAAACGCGCGATGGAAGCGTTGGCAACATACGCATTTGCACCGGATGCATACGACAGCCCGAACAATATTTACAACTATTTGCAATCGCAGCGTCGCGGTTTTAACCATTTCGGTGCACCGGAAGACCCGAAAATCCACTCGCGGGTGTTGGCAGTCCAGCGCGGTGTGCTGGCGCATTTGCTGCACCAAAACGTGATGGAACGGATGAGCGACACCGAATTGTATGGCAATGGTTACCCGCTTCACGAAATGATGGACGACCTGACAGCTGCTATTTTCGATGCGGATAAGTCCGGTTCTGTCAACAACTTCCGTAAAGGGTTGCAGGTGGAATATGTGAACCGTTTGCTGGCGATTATGGGTGAAGAAGGCAAATCCTCTTACGATCACGTATCGAAAGGATTGGCATATTATCACCTGAAAAATATCCACCAGATGATGACAACCGCCAACTCGCCGGACAGCGGCACCAAAGCGCACCGTGCATATTTGGCAGGCATGATCGACGCACAATTGAAAGAAATGTAATTCGATTTTATCACAGGTTTTATCACCGAAAGGGCGCATTTTGCGCCCTTTTTTATTGTCGCTCACCGATCAATATTTGACTCTCCGCTGTTTTTGGCTTACATTTTTTCGTTGAAAAAATCACAATTGTTAAAATGTGTTTGGTTATCAATCGCTGACTTTTGATAATAGAACGAGATTCCTACCCTTGCAGGAATCTCCAAATTTTCAGCAATAATATCCTGTTTTATAATAAAACAACGCTCTGCGCCTCTGCAGCTCATAAAAAAATATGATGAAAATTTCAATCAAATTATTCGCAATCGCCCGGGAAATGACCGGCAAAACCGGGTTGCAACTGGAACTGCCGGAAGCTGCCACGGTCGAAACGGCGTTGGCAAATCTGCGGGAAGCCTATCCGAAATTCGCCGAGCTGAATTCGTTTATGGTCGCGATCAATCAGGAATATGCGGAAAGAACCGACATGCTGCACGATGGCGACGAGTTGGCAATTATTCCACCGGTGAGCGGGGGATAAATGATTGAAATAACCGCCGAACCTATTGATATTCAAAAAGTTATCGACGCTGCAAATTCGGAAGATTGTGGCGCGGTGAACACATTTATCGGAACAGTTCGCAATCATTCGCACGGCAAAGCGGTTGTGCGGCTGGAATACGAAGCGTATCCGGAAATGGCTGGCAAAATGATCCAACGCATCATCGACGAAGCGAAAAAGCAGTGGCCGGTTCGCAAAATTGCGGTGTCCCACCGCGTTGGCGTGCTCGATATTGGCGAAACCGCGGTGGTGATTGCCGTCAGCACGCCGCATCGCAAAGAGGGATTTGCCGCCTGCCAATACGTCATCGACCGACTGAAAGCCATCGTGCCCATCTGGAAAAAAGAGGTTGCTGCCGACGGCGAAACCTGGGTTTCGGAACATCCCTGAAAGAAGGATAACGGATACTTGATAACGGAAAAAGTGAAGAAAATCGCGTTGAAGCGGGAATGTTTACAAATGAGAGCCAGGGTTACTTTTTACCTTCTTTTTATCCTTTATCAATTATCCTTTATCCTTGTAACGCCAGCCTTCCCGCAAAACCAGCCAAAATTTATTCATTACAGCATCGCCGACGGGCTGTCGCAAAACTCCGCCAATAGCATATTTCAGGATAGCCGTGGATTTATGTGGTTCGGTACGCAAGCCGGTTTAAATCGCTTCGACGGATATGAATTCAAGGTGTTCAAACACAATCCATCCGATTCGCTAAGTATCAGTAATAACTGGATTTGGGATATTTTCGAAGACAGCCGGGGAACGATGTGGATCGGCACTTTTGGCGGCGGGCTGAACCGTTTCGATCACGAAACGGAGACTTTCCGGGCGTTCCGGCACGATC of Calditrichia bacterium contains these proteins:
- a CDS encoding alpha/beta fold hydrolase, whose amino-acid sequence is MNRKQLDLTFSDDTRNKITIFEPQQPDEKNTLIAIFPAMGVRASFYESFAAELVSRNIATVITDHRGHGNSSIRPSRSVSFGYQEMITIDYVETIANIRQLFPAKKIVLLGHSLGGKIGSLFAGRYPQAIDGLILLTSCSVYQKAWRGWARWKLKLAVAIIRWTAEVLGFYPGHRMGFGGLESRGVIRDWSRQSRCGDYIVDNADFDYEAGLREIKIPVLAISVAGDTLAPKFAVDHLLGKFEKNQQLTQIHLAKNDPRNPGYDHFNWAKNPQKMVDVILDWLNVGNDES
- a CDS encoding DUF512 domain-containing protein yields the protein MVEIIEIYPGGIAEELGIEAGDHIVSINGKIIEDALDFRFYITNEEIDLVVKQGDEEVTFEIEKDYDDDLGLELQEMNIRACGNSCIFCFVYQNPKGMRKTIYFKDEDFRFSFMYGHYTTLTNTSKEDLQRIVEQRLTPLYISVHVTDTELRKTMLGIKFDDRLFEKIDFLTENGIELNCQIVLCPELNDGKHLDKTIEDLKKYFPKIQSVAIVPVGLTKHRKNLFKLNPVTEEYALKTIAETDERREKLKAELGSSFVYLSDEFYIKTNTPIPGNEYYEEFWQQENGVGLTRDLMNTFEDELPELRNPANRPLSISLVTGTLGAEVLKTYFMRKLNQIPDMFFKLHPIVNEFYGDSIVVSGLLVGRDILKQLKEQRTGDYIILPPECVNENGVFLDEMTLPELQMRLGKKVIAFPGTFTELFERIAELEGVAV
- a CDS encoding lasso peptide biosynthesis B2 protein, whose translation is MNQLHHFEIREATAADIPALAQLYRSFLAEQIEFSPIVIENPDFDWANELRLKLNRSNEKIFVADAGKIAGFIWVLVRAGSKQNQQRNILKFWKNKKLNVQPKFTYIPHGMIQDCYIEPQFRQSGVGTALVEFAKKLAAIAGDFRNRFDGDERKCRGCQLLGKNGIWDVSFNHASPLTSRNGRKKMMQSFQKFVRLDRREKRVVLRAFWLLLIYPILRRKLTMPQLVAFYDNAKVGALNGVLPERLLALVQTLLRIRIRPLHPNCMKQSLVMYHFLRSENYPVSLIFGVAKTADGGIDGHAWICLNGEPFGEVDDPLSKFTVTLRYPAIESRSDIAENTARKMPAR
- a CDS encoding Gfo/Idh/MocA family oxidoreductase, coding for MEKIRWGIMAAGKIANAFAYGLSTLPDAELVAIGSRSQEKADAFGEKYNIPHRHGSYAALAENPAVDAIYVASPHIFHFNDAMLCLQNGKAVLCEKAFTINAKEARKLIDFARKKRLFLMEAMWSRFLPSHIRLREMLAQNVIGELQTMHAELSFNLPRNPAGRLYAPELGGGSLLDLGIYPLSLVSMVFGTPDRVTGMATMSDTGVDVQSAAVLGYRDGRLATIHSSMQTYGNVGAVIVGSEGRIYIDAPIHKPKYLRLCLNDQPEQIIETPYAENGYQYEAAEVQRCLRDGRLESDIMPLDESLALMAIMDELRQQWGLVYPTE
- a CDS encoding helix-turn-helix transcriptional regulator; translated protein: MDIISRTEELILLAVWKLQGNAYGITIRQHLADTAGLDYSIGGIYVPLDRLVRKGYLIAQQGEPTPERGGMAKRFYRLTKAGMAALNEARRVHEVMWSGLPDISLREG
- a CDS encoding ABC transporter permease, which produces MSEKLIQNDCVHAPKIARWLMKSLTVASHRHAIVGDFEEIYREIHRENGRLPANLWYWRQTLHSIPGFIHHTIYWSLLMFRNYLLIALRNLRKYKAYSFINIAGLALGIACCILILMVVVDELSFDRHHKNAANIYRVVTDFKVGNNEIPLAVTSFPIAPALKTDFPEVAESVRLVKWGNPTIKLADEQFTESNFWWADSGFFSVFSADVIAGDLQTALKNPFSVVLTRATAKKYFGKSDAVGQSLTLDNQHELTVTAVIENLPKNSHFQFDLLGSFASLETLAGDETLSIWHAFFQIYTYVLLQNGSDPATIAAKLPAFVDTHMHDEMAATFGRTYGLQLQPLTDIHLHSQRKSELPGGGDILYVYIFAAISLFILLIACINYMNLATARSAHRAKEIGMRKVLGAYRGQLVKQFLGESLLISLLALPVALLIAQLALPFFNDLSGKSLTLDISENFRLILLLSLGSIAVTGLLGGAFPAIVLSSFNPIRTLKTAGFSQSGKGGLRKLLVVFQFSVSIILIACTVLLYQQLQFLRNQKLGLNTEQVITVSANSEGAQSHTDALRNAFLQHTGVQSVASAVFLPGKGILNTPWMKPGSAAEERFEMTTLPVDYDFLAAMDISLTAGRNFSREFATDTSEAVIINETATKTFGWLQPEDAIGEELEWHGTGTAQVCRVIGVVKDFNFQSLHNPIAPMLILPLERWPGPINFMVVKAQPTDIAPVLAHLESEWGNILPGVPFHYTFLDEDFANLYTNETKLGKIFLIFAALAIIIACLGLFGLGAFSAEQRTKEIGIRKTLGATVPNILVLLSRDFIFLVLVASVVATPLAWWTMNRWLDNFAYKIHIQPLTFVLVAVVALMIALLTVSFQAIKAALANPVKSLKYE